The nucleotide sequence GGCCTCCGCGTGACCGGGAGCGAGCTGGTGGGCCTGATCCCGCTCGACGCGGTCCTCGCGGCGGGGGATTACTACCTCGCGAAGCAGGGGAAGACCACGGGGGTGCCCGAGAAGGAGCGCGTGCACGCGGCGATCCTCTCCCTCGGCCTGGCCGAGCTTTCGCCGTTCGACGCCCAGCAGAAGATCATCGAGTACCGGTACCGCGGCGCCCCGAAGGGCTTGAAGGCGATGCGCCTGACCGAGTTCGCCGACGAGCTGTCCAGCGACTCCCCCGCCCCGGGCGGCGGGAGCGTCGCCGCGCTCCTGGGCTCGCTCTCCGCGTCCCTGTCGAGCATGGTGGCCGCGCTCACCTGGTCGAAGGCAGGGATGGAGTCCTCGCGCCCCGCCATGAAGGAGATCGGCGTAGAGGGGCAGCGGCTCAAGGACTGGTTCCTGGAGGCGGTGGACCGCGACACCGACGCGTTCAACGCGGTCCTGGCGGCGATGCGACTGCCGAAGAAGACCGATGAGGAGGTCGAGGCGCGTGTCGCCGCGGTGGAGCTGGCGAACCAGGGAGCGGCTCGCGTCCCCCTCGAGGTGGTCGACCGGTCGGTTCGCGCCCTCGAGCTGGCGCTCGCGGTCGCGCGGGACGGGAACCCGAACTCGGTGTCGGACGCGGGGGTCGCCGGCGCCTGCGCCCTCGCCGCCGCGGAGGGGGCGTCCCTCAACGTGCGCATCAACGTGCCGAACCTCACCGACGCGGAGGTCGCTGGCGAGCTGCTCGGCGACCAGGAGCGCCTCCTCGCCCGCGCGCGCGAGCTGGCCTCCGAGGTGCGCGACACGGTGGACCGAGCGCTGGCGCGGTAGGCGAAGTGAGGAGAATCAACGCTTGAGCCGCGCCGCGAGGAACCTGCCCGCGACTCGCGTTGACTTACACACCTGAGTTGTGTATCCTTTCCTCTCGAAGGAAAGGAGCCTCGAATCCATGTACCGCAGGCTCAACATATCGCTTCCCGAGGAGACCGTTCGGTTACTGGATCGGGTGGCGGCGAAGGGCGACCGGAGCCGTGTCATCGCGGAGGCCGTCACCAGGTACGTGACGGAGGTGGGCAAGGCCCGCCTGCGGAAGCTCATGAAGGAGCGCGCCGTTCGGCGTGCCGAACTCGACCTCGAGATCGCCGAGGAGTGGTTTCCCGTCGATCAGGAATCATGGGACGGACGCGAAAGGTAGCGTCCCCGAGGCGGGGCGACGTGTTCGTCGTGGACTTCGATCCAACGATCGGTGCGGAGATCCGGAAAAGGCGCCCCGCTCTCGTCATCCAGAACGACATCGACAATCGCCACAGCCCCGTCACCATCGTCGCGGCCATCACGTCGCAGGTCGACGTCGCGCTGTACCCCACCGAGGTCCAGGTCCGACCGCCGGAGGGAGGGCTGTCCAAGCCGTCGCTGGTGCTCCTGAACCAGATCCGCTCCATCGACGCACGCCGCCTCGTCCAGCGGCTCGGACGCGTCAGGCCGGAGACGATGCGGCGGGTGGACCGCGCCCTCAAGATCGGTCTCGGGCTGGTGGGGGTCTGACGAGCGCATGGCGATCACGCGGCATGGTGAGCCCGTCGCGGCCGTGGTCGCCGCCGAGGACCTCGAACGCCTCGAGCGCCTGCGCGTCGCCGGCCCCGAAGGCGGACTCGCCAGCATCGCCGGCGGATGGAAAGGATCGGAGGAGTTGGTCGAGACGATCCGCGAGATCAAACGGACCCGGCCGAGGCCGTCCCGAAGTCGCTGAACCCGATGCCTTGGCTGTCCGATCTCGGAAAGGGCAGCCCCTCGCCGACGCGGACCTCGCGATCGCGGCTACCGCCCTCTACCACGGTCTCGATCTCGTCACCGGAAACGTCCGCCACTACGGACGGATTCCAGGGCTCCGGATCGAGCCGATCCTCGCGGAAGTACGCAAGGGCTCCGCTTGACGGTCTTCAACACTCAGTCGGCTCGGATCCGAGGCCACAACGAGGGCAGGGGGACCCCGACGCGAAGAGCAGACTCACTCCGCCGTCATCGACCTTCACGGTGCTGGCGGGAAGATCAACAATCTCAGGGCGAGGATGATGCCTGCCACGGCCGCGATCAAGGAGGTGTACTTGGCGTATCGCGTCAGGTAGAGCCACGGAGAGCCCTCATCGTAATCTCCGGGTCTCAGCCTCAGCCCCAGGATAAGAAGCCCTCCCGACATCAACAAGAAGCCGATGCCCTCTTGCCAATACATGAGCAGGACGCTCACGCCGGGAGCGACGACCAATCGAGCTTGCCGGTCGCGACGCTCGCGACGATCTTGCGGAAGACCTCCTTCGGCCACTTGAGGACGCCGTCCACGATCAGGAGGTCGTGTCGGATCGAGATCCCGAAGAGGTCCTCGTTGAGGCGAAGGTACGGCAGGACCACGTTCCAGTCCGCCTGCTTGAACGGCACGAAGCTGGCGCCGTTCAACTGGTCCTCGGTCACGGTCCGATACGGATCGTTGAGATAGCAGGCGCCCCCGGACGCCAGCGAGAACAGGTTGTTCCCCGGGTACTTGGTCTCGAGGCCGATCACCTCGCCGCCATCGTAGGCGAGGCCGTTGATCACCACGAACCCGCCGCCGAGCTGGTCCCCCGCCATGAAGCTCTCGGCGCAGTAGTCGAGGCAGGTGCCGTTCAGGATCGCGCGGATCTTGCCGACCGCGTTGATCAGGGGCCGCCCCGCCGCGGAGCCCATCACGAACGCCTCGCCGCCCTTGGCGCCGTACAGGAACGTCTGCCCGACGCTTCCGAAGACGACGATCCGGCCGGCCTTGAGGATCTGCCCGACCTGATCCTGGGCATCGCCGTGGACGACGAGCGTCGCGCCGTCCATCCCCGAGCCGAGGTAGTCGCCGCTCGAGCCGTAGACGTCGATCCGCACGTCCGAGGTGTCGGGCCCCAGGCCGCAGCCGAGGAAGCGGTCCCCTCGAGCGCCGTAGACCACGTAGCGGCGCCACCCGGCAGCGTGAGCGGCGACGAGAGCCCGCGACGTCGACCCCGGCCCCTCGGGATCGAACCCTCGCGCGTCCACGGCGAGGCACGCGTCGGCATCGGGAGGCGGGCCGAGCGAAATCTCCGCCGTGTCCCGCGTGAGCCGGACCGCTCCCAGGCCGTCGGCCGCCGCGGGGCCGGGGAGCGCGTCGAGCTCCTCCCGGATCGCGCGGTCCGCGGCGGCGAGGACGAACGCGTGTCGCTGCCCTCCCGCCGGCCACCGGCGGTCGCGGAGGAACGTCAGGACATCGAGCGCCGCGCGCCAGCCGGCGCGACCTCCCTCGCTCCTCGCCTTCGCCGCCCCTTCGGCGAAGGCGCCGAACTCTCCGCGCCTCAGATCGCGCATGAGTCGCTCGGCGAGTCCGAACGAAGCACTTCCGGGCGCGAGCCGGGTCCCGAACGGAACGCCGGGCAGCCAGCCGCTCCCCTCCCGCTCCCATCCGCCGCCCTCCGCCGCGGCGGCCACGGCGGGACGGCCCGGACGCGAGAGAACGTGCGGCGCGCGCTCGCGCGCGCCCGTCGCCTCGGCGGTCACCTCGGTCCCGAACTTGTCCCGCACGTCGAGGACGGCGCCGCTCCCGTTTCGCCTCACCGTGAAGGCGAACGCGCCGCCGTCGGTGCAGCTTCCACCCCGGGCGTTCCAGTACCGGTCCGCCACCGGCGGCACCCGCGGGTCCTCGGCCGCGAGCCCCTCGAAGAAGGCGTCGATCGCCTGCTTCTCCGAGGCGATCGCGCCGTAGCTCTCGTCGCCGACCTGCAGCGAGAACACCTGCGGCCGCAGCATCGAGACGTCGGTGATCCCGATGAGCTGCGGCGCGAGACTCAGAGGCTCCGCGCGGGCCACGATGAAGAACCAGGGGCCGTCGGGGGAGCCGTGGAGGTGCGACGCCTGGATCGCGCGGTAGATCCGCTGGCGCCTCTTGCTCAGCCGCTCGAAGTCCCCCTCGGGCGTCGGCGCGAGCGCTTCGATCACGTACTCCAGCGGGTACCCCAGGACGCGCGTGTAGAGGTCGAACAGGAGCACCGAGACCTCGGTGTCCGTCACGAACAGCGGGACGATGCCGCGCTGGCGGAGGTACTCGGTCACCGCGTGGTAGTTCGCGAAGTCGCCGTTGTGGACCAGCGCCTCGTGGAGCCCCGCGAACGGGTGGGCGCCCCCCGGGTGCCAAACGCGGCCGCGGGTGGGGTAGCGCTGGTGCCCGATCCAGAGGTGGGCGCGCCGCTCCTCGAGCCGGTAGAAGCGCGCGATCTCCTCGGCGTATCCCACGCCCTTGAGGATCATCAGGTCCCGGCCGTGGGAGAGGACGAACGCTCCGGGGCGCTCGCGGACGTAGTAGGTCCGGTTGAGCCGGAAGCTGTTCTGGTAGACGATCTCGTCCTCGGCGGCCCCGCGATCCTCGATCCCGGTCTCGGCGCGGAAGGCCGTGAGGACGTCCTCACGCACACGGGAGAAGTACCTCACGACCGCGGGAGGCCGGATCGAGAGGCCGGCCTCGCGGTGGTCGTCGAGGCTCTCCTGGCGCTCGACGTGCGCGACGTCGAAGCGGGAGAAGATGAAGTCCCTCTCGATCTCCTCCCGGAGCCCGGCCTCGAGGTACGCCACGTGGATCGCGTAGTGCTCGCGGAGGTCGCCGAAGAGGCCGACGGCCGCGACGCCGCCCCCCTTGGCGTTGCCGCGGTTCCTCATCTGGCAGCAGGGGCGGATGATGAACCGGCCCGGAAGCGGCGCCGTGCCGACGATCCCGATGACGCCGCAGCCCCCCTCGAGGGTGCGGCGCTCCTGCGGCGTGCCGGAGACGAGACGCATGCGGGAGCGTAGGATCGCGCGGGCGTCGCTCAAGCTCTCACCTCCTCCCGCGACGGTGCTAAGAGGTCGCGGCGGCCGCGCAGCGCGCGCACGGACGAGAGTCCCAGCTCCCCGAGCCGCCGCGCGAAGTGATCGGCCCAGGCGCGATAGAGGTTCGAGATCCGCGCCTCGACCAGGTCGGGCGTGAGCTGCGGCGCGAGCGACGGATCGGTGGTCGCGATGCCGATCGGGCAGCCCCGTCCGCGCTCGCAGTTGCAGCAGCGGACGCAGTCGATGGCCACGAGCTCCGCGGTGCCGACAACGACCCCGTCGGCGCCGAGGGCGATCGCCTTGAGCGCGTCCTCGGCGGTCCTGACGCCCCCGCTCGCCATCAGCGCCACCTCGTCGCGGATCCCCTCGGAGACCAGGAAGTCGTGGGCCTGGGCGACCGCGTACTCGATCGGCTGGGCGATGTTCTTCTTGGCGATGTCCGGCGCCGCGCCGGTCCCTCCGTACGCTCCGTCCAGGTGGATCACGTTGGCCCCGGCGTAGTAGCTCCCCACCGCCACCATGTCCACGTCGGCGGCCGTCGAGACCTTCACCGAGATCAGGACCTCGGGGTGAATCGCGCGGATCCAGTCCAGGTGCTTCTTGTGGTCCTCCACCGAGTAGACGGAGTGGAACGGGAACGGCGAGAAGAGCGCCGTCCCCGGGACCGCCTCGCGCATCGCCGCGACCCCCGGCGTGTTCTTCTCGCCGAGCAGGTGGCCGCCGAGCCCCGGCTTGGCTCCCTGCGCGTACTTGAACTCGACGAGGCGCGCGAGCCGGATCGTCTCCTCGCGCACGCCGAAGAGGCCGGTGGCGATCTGCGTGATGACGTGGTCGGAGTATTCGGCCAGCTCGGGCGGGTAGCCCCCTTCGCCGGTCGAGGTGAACGTCCCCCAGCGCCGCGCCGCGCGCGCGCGGCCCATCATGACCTGTAGGGACACCGACCCGAACGACATGCCGCCGCCGTAGATCGGGATCGGGATCGCGAGCCTCGGCCCTTCCGACCGCCGGTTCAGGTCGATCGAGAGGTCGATCGGGCCCGAGCGTGGCTCGACCCCCGGAGGGGTCTCGAGGCTGAGCGCGTCGAAGCCCCCGCCCGAGCCCCCCGAGAGCGCCGACGGGGCATCGGGCGTCGGCGCTCCGGTCCTCGCCTGCCGCCACGTCTCCCGCAGGAGCGCGGCGGTCCATCTGCGGTCGCCGAGCGAAAGCTCCGTCGGGTCGTCCTCGATCTCGATGGCGTCCCAAGGGCAGACCCGGACGCAGCACCAGTCGTTCTCGAGGCAGGACGGGCCGAGGCAGCGCTCGTGGCGCGGCTCTTCGAGCGAGGCCTTCCCCTCGGTCCTGCGGTGGACCCCGGGCCGGCAGCTCGCGACGCAGAGGCCGCAATCGGTGCACCGCCCACGGTCCACGGCGACGCGGAAGGGGCCTAGCGCGGTGGCGAAGCGGTGTGGCGCCACGGCGATCGCCGCACGACGTGGCCCGGCCTCGCTCCCGCCCGGCGCTCCCGCGGGCGTCCCGGCGGCGCCCCGGCCCAGGCGCTCGAGGAACCCGCGCCGCGCGTCGGCGGCGAAGATCGCCCGGCCGGTCTCGCCGCGCAATCGCCGCACGTCGCGGAGTCCCATCGCCCCCAGCACTTCGAGGAGCTGGTCCCGCCATGCAAGCATCAGGTTGATCACCCTCGTCGCGCCCCAGCGCACGTCCACGCCGCCGAGACCGAGCGGACATGGACGCGCGAGGCCGCAGTCGGAGCAGACGGTGCAGCCCATCGCGATCAGGAGAGGGACGTCCACGACCAGCGCGTCGGCGCCGAGGAGGATGGCCTTCGGCACGTGCTCCGCCACGGCGACGCCGCCCGACGCCAGGAGGGTCAGCCGGTCCCTGAGCCCGCGCTCCACCAGCGACAGGTGGCTCTCCCTCAGGCAGGAGAGGAGCGCGGTGCCATCTTCGCCGCGGCCGTCGGTCCCGGCCGCGAGGTGGATCGTCTCGGCACCCGCGTCGGCCAGGGCGACGATCTCGCGGGCGGCTCCGGCCCCGGCCGGAACGCGGACGACGGTCAGCACGTGGGGGTTGATCTCGCGCACCCGCGCGACGGCGGCGACCGCGCCTCCGCCCGGCAGGAACTCCACGATCGTCGCCCAGTCGAGCACGGACCGCCGCGCATCGAGCTCCTCGGGGCGCATGCAGACGACCAGGTGGTTGAGGTGCTCCGTGAACCGCTCGGGGCGGTCCTCCGCGCGCACCGACGCGTAGGTCGTGAGGCGGCTCGCCGCCAGGGCCAGCGCTTCCTCCGCGCCCGAGCCGGGAGAGAACGGAAGGAGGCCGAACACCACGGGGATCGGGATCTCGCGGCTCGGAGGGATGTGGGACTTGAGGCTTCCCTCCGCGTCGAAGACCATGCCGCAGAGATCGGGCAGCGCGGCGCCCAGGGTCACGGTGGTCGCGATCTGCTCTCGGCCGTGGATCCCGTCGCGCGTCGGCCGGACGATCTCGGACATGTCGGTCCAGATCCCGTCGTACCCCTCGCCGTCGAACGGGCCGCCGTATCCCGCGCCGCTCACCGGGACCTTGCCCTCGGTCGCCTGTTCCTGGAGCGAGCAGACGATCTCGGGTGTGTACGTGGCGTCGCCGAGAGCCGCGTGGACCGGGTTCCGCTCGAGCCTGAGCGCCTGGCGCGGGCAGCGGAACACGCACGCGAAGCAGTTGCGGCAGCAGGCTTCCTTGGGGTCCGCCATGCGGCGCGG is from Terriglobia bacterium and encodes:
- a CDS encoding type II toxin-antitoxin system PemK/MazF family toxin, which produces MGRTRKVASPRRGDVFVVDFDPTIGAEIRKRRPALVIQNDIDNRHSPVTIVAAITSQVDVALYPTEVQVRPPEGGLSKPSLVLLNQIRSIDARRLVQRLGRVRPETMRRVDRALKIGLGLVGV
- a CDS encoding alpha-hydroxy-acid oxidizing protein, with the protein product MSRNHDLTPRPAPPLRPIPRPCRVIRSTRCMNCGTCIEACVYDCHERRADDPRRMADPKEACCRNCFACVFRCPRQALRLERNPVHAALGDATYTPEIVCSLQEQATEGKVPVSGAGYGGPFDGEGYDGIWTDMSEIVRPTRDGIHGREQIATTVTLGAALPDLCGMVFDAEGSLKSHIPPSREIPIPVVFGLLPFSPGSGAEEALALAASRLTTYASVRAEDRPERFTEHLNHLVVCMRPEELDARRSVLDWATIVEFLPGGGAVAAVARVREINPHVLTVVRVPAGAGAAREIVALADAGAETIHLAAGTDGRGEDGTALLSCLRESHLSLVERGLRDRLTLLASGGVAVAEHVPKAILLGADALVVDVPLLIAMGCTVCSDCGLARPCPLGLGGVDVRWGATRVINLMLAWRDQLLEVLGAMGLRDVRRLRGETGRAIFAADARRGFLERLGRGAAGTPAGAPGGSEAGPRRAAIAVAPHRFATALGPFRVAVDRGRCTDCGLCVASCRPGVHRRTEGKASLEEPRHERCLGPSCLENDWCCVRVCPWDAIEIEDDPTELSLGDRRWTAALLRETWRQARTGAPTPDAPSALSGGSGGGFDALSLETPPGVEPRSGPIDLSIDLNRRSEGPRLAIPIPIYGGGMSFGSVSLQVMMGRARAARRWGTFTSTGEGGYPPELAEYSDHVITQIATGLFGVREETIRLARLVEFKYAQGAKPGLGGHLLGEKNTPGVAAMREAVPGTALFSPFPFHSVYSVEDHKKHLDWIRAIHPEVLISVKVSTAADVDMVAVGSYYAGANVIHLDGAYGGTGAAPDIAKKNIAQPIEYAVAQAHDFLVSEGIRDEVALMASGGVRTAEDALKAIALGADGVVVGTAELVAIDCVRCCNCERGRGCPIGIATTDPSLAPQLTPDLVEARISNLYRAWADHFARRLGELGLSSVRALRGRRDLLAPSREEVRA
- a CDS encoding glutamate synthase, with protein sequence MSDARAILRSRMRLVSGTPQERRTLEGGCGVIGIVGTAPLPGRFIIRPCCQMRNRGNAKGGGVAAVGLFGDLREHYAIHVAYLEAGLREEIERDFIFSRFDVAHVERQESLDDHREAGLSIRPPAVVRYFSRVREDVLTAFRAETGIEDRGAAEDEIVYQNSFRLNRTYYVRERPGAFVLSHGRDLMILKGVGYAEEIARFYRLEERRAHLWIGHQRYPTRGRVWHPGGAHPFAGLHEALVHNGDFANYHAVTEYLRQRGIVPLFVTDTEVSVLLFDLYTRVLGYPLEYVIEALAPTPEGDFERLSKRRQRIYRAIQASHLHGSPDGPWFFIVARAEPLSLAPQLIGITDVSMLRPQVFSLQVGDESYGAIASEKQAIDAFFEGLAAEDPRVPPVADRYWNARGGSCTDGGAFAFTVRRNGSGAVLDVRDKFGTEVTAEATGARERAPHVLSRPGRPAVAAAAEGGGWEREGSGWLPGVPFGTRLAPGSASFGLAERLMRDLRRGEFGAFAEGAAKARSEGGRAGWRAALDVLTFLRDRRWPAGGQRHAFVLAAADRAIREELDALPGPAAADGLGAVRLTRDTAEISLGPPPDADACLAVDARGFDPEGPGSTSRALVAAHAAGWRRYVVYGARGDRFLGCGLGPDTSDVRIDVYGSSGDYLGSGMDGATLVVHGDAQDQVGQILKAGRIVVFGSVGQTFLYGAKGGEAFVMGSAAGRPLINAVGKIRAILNGTCLDYCAESFMAGDQLGGGFVVINGLAYDGGEVIGLETKYPGNNLFSLASGGACYLNDPYRTVTEDQLNGASFVPFKQADWNVVLPYLRLNEDLFGISIRHDLLIVDGVLKWPKEVFRKIVASVATGKLDWSSLPA
- the ftcD gene encoding glutamate formimidoyltransferase, translating into MKLIECVPNFSEGRNRQVIDAITAEISGTEGALLLDVDPGAATNRTVVTFIGPPEAVEEAAFRAIRRASQLIDMSKHQGEHPRMGATDVCPFVPVQGATMEDCVAVARRLGQRVGDELQIPVYLYEAAASRPGRRSLADIRKGEYEALAEKMKDPSFAPDFGPAVFDERSGATVIGAREFLIAYNLNLNTRDKKLAHAVAVELREAGKPKRGPDGKIVKDAEGRTVNVPGRFKECRAVGWYIEEYGRAQISINFTNYKVTSIHEVFDAARAEAAKRGLRVTGSELVGLIPLDAVLAAGDYYLAKQGKTTGVPEKERVHAAILSLGLAELSPFDAQQKIIEYRYRGAPKGLKAMRLTEFADELSSDSPAPGGGSVAALLGSLSASLSSMVAALTWSKAGMESSRPAMKEIGVEGQRLKDWFLEAVDRDTDAFNAVLAAMRLPKKTDEEVEARVAAVELANQGAARVPLEVVDRSVRALELALAVARDGNPNSVSDAGVAGACALAAAEGASLNVRINVPNLTDAEVAGELLGDQERLLARARELASEVRDTVDRALAR
- a CDS encoding type II toxin-antitoxin system Phd/YefM family antitoxin, with product MAITRHGEPVAAVVAAEDLERLERLRVAGPEGGLASIAGGWKGSEELVETIREIKRTRPRPSRSR